AAAATGTGGATCACTGTATATGGTGCAAGGCTCTGCAAGTTAATGGTTCTACTAAACTGAAATGAATGGAAACAACTCATCTGCAGATGGAAAATCAATCTGCAAACTTTTGCTTTAAAAGGTTAAGCATGTTTTCCTCTCTCACACAGAGAAGCAGAGAGTTATGAGGAAACAGAGATTATTAGCTGCCTTAACATCACACCAAATGTAATGCTGTGACTTAGAACATACACCGTGGTGGTTGGAGCTGATTCCCTGACAGCTAATGAGCCCTCAAAGCAGGAGTTCGGAGCTGCCAGACTCATTCCACATCCACAGTATGACCCAGTACGAGTTCGCAATGACATCATGCTCATACAGGTGAGGGCTGCTGTCTACTACAATGTGGAATATGTAATGTAGATAAATCCCTAATTATTATGTTGCACCACACCATTAAATATGATGcattaaatacacataaaaaaacacaattaacaTTTTGACATCATTAATCTCCTCCTCAGCTTAACAACAGGGCCCGACTGACTGAAGAAGTGCAGCTGATTTCTCTGAAAGCTGACAGGGTTACAGCAAGGAGTCGGTGTTTGACAGCTGGCTGGGGGACTATAGATGATAACGACACCTTACCGCGCAGGCTTCAAGAAGTCAACGTCACCATCCTCTCGACACAGGCGTGTCGCAGGAGATGGGGGCAAGCTTCCATCACCAGGGCGATGATTTGTGGCAGGGGTGCCCGTGACTTTCAAGGCTTCTGCTTTGTAAGGAAATACCGTGATTGAACACTGATCACACAATAGTGAGCATGAACAAAGATCACAGTGTATTTTAAACATAGTCCACTTACTGGCACGTGTTTTCTATCATTTCTCCTTTAGGGGGATTCGGGTGGTCCACTTGTGTGCGATGGAGCTACAGCCGGCGTGGTCTCCTTCTCTGGACGGCGATGTGGAGACCCTCGGACCCCTGATGTCTACACTCGCATATCGTCCTTCAGGGAATGGATAACAACTGTGATAAATAACAGCTAGGCCAATCAGATTGTTTGATAATATGTCAACATGCTTGACTGGATTGCAGTGCTGTGTTTGTTGAaataatgtgatgtttttttgtcgcCTTGCACTCATCAGTGTTTGTTATACAGAATGCTTTCCAAATAGCAGAACTTCATTATAAAGGTAAAATATAAAGAGCTGAAGATAACAGACTATGTTAGAATATCTCTTACATTCcaaggcttttttttgtttgttgttgctgcatTTAAAACGTGTCAACAGTTGTATCGcctaaaacaaacaattaaaaaaaatccattctgttgtttttgcaaCTTGTGATTTTATGGGGGAACTaaatgtgtctctgttgttcCATTTTATAAGCAATAAAGGTGGCTACACAGCTGAACAGGTGAGGCATTCATGTGACAAGTTACACCTGAATGTTTGGACTAGGAATGTTAGTGATTAATTAGTTCTTTGGGAATATTGtaactgaataaaaaacaaaacagacgaTGAAGggcatgcatgtcagaaaactTGTGGGACTTCAGTTTAGCAAAGGGGCACCATGGCAAAACCTTTTAGGCTATCAGGACAGTGTATCTGTACTACAATggcaaataaaactaaactgtaGTGTGGGTGTTGTTGAGAAAAGTTATATGGTGGTATATGGAATCATATCCATTAAATTTGTGTTATTGATAAGTTGATTGATAATGCTGCTAATTATTGGACTTCTTAGTATGGACATTAACTTTCTGGGGCGTCAGTACCACCACTAAATTTCAGGGCTGTGAAAGATAGACATTATTGGAAATGTTCATAATCTTTCACCCCTTCCTCTTAAAAGATGCCTGGCCTATCCCAACGGTGGGAGTGCAGGTGGGACTTGACATGTTCCAGAGGTGAAGGAGGTGATTCAGTACCACAATGCTGAGGGGCAGATTTTGTTGAATCTGTTTCCTCAGTAAAAGAACTGAAGAATTCCATTTCCACAAATAGTAGAAATTCAAGGAGCTTTGCCTTGTTTAAAACCATCCTCAAGTCAGCACAAAACTGTCACAACCAATAATTTCCTTTCATTTAATTTACTGTTTCACACTGATGTATGAAGTTCTATATTGTTTAATGTAGGGTCTTAATTGCTGTATGGTTGTTCTAATGTTCTATATTTGCACTGGGACATTACACAAATTAGCTGCTGGCTAAACCCCTCAAACTGCTTTTCAAGAAAGCCTGTTTTTTGAGGGTAAAGGTCTGCAAACataagaaatgttcaaaattcaGTTAAAATATTTCATAGAACTTGGTTTTGGGTTCCACATCACTGACCCAACACTAAAAATATCTCCTGCTGGCTGTCCCTTTAATTATAACGGTAGGCAACTCCTGCGTCACACAAAATCATGACCTCACTTTACCTGTTGTCGGTGTGTTGTGTAGCTTGTCATGTCGCTAATTTGCACTAAAGGCGTCATTACTCTATTTCTGGTAACACACAAACTCAGAATACATCACGGCGATACTTGTCAAACACTCCACAGCAACTGTTCTACAACCGCTTGTCAAAACTCCGTATCACTGTCGCTTAAACGTCACTTCCCAGAATGCATTGCGCGCATGATAACGTTCTCCATTGCGCTCATGGCGAAGGGAGGCTCGCCGGGAAGTGGAGTCTCCTTCCCTCCACCGTGAAGCTCCCATTTTCCACAGATTTCGCGAGATTTACATAGGCGGGTTGGTGTGTGGCAACGTTTCTCTGCCAGACGAACTGAACAATACTGATATGAAATCTGCGTAAAggtaatttaaaaaagagaatGTTCCAAGTGGAGAATAATGAGCCTGTAAAAGACGCAGGAGTTGCTGGTGTTTGTTAGCTGCCGTTGGCTACAGGAGAAGTGGATGTAGCTGTCCGCCTCCACTTACCTACAGTAACATCTGCATTGAGGTAGAGCTAAGACAGACGAGTGTTACTGATAGCCTACACTGTGAGCTGTTGGGTTTAGTCCAGGACAGGTGGGCATGAATTGTCAGGTAGCTTATCTGGCATTACATTTGACATGTATGTTGCTAACTCTTGAACCGGCTAACGTTACATTCTGTTATTTGACAGCAACAGTGAAATGGCTGACGTGCTCAGTTAAAGTTGTGTCAGACACAGACTTTTGTAATCCTAACCTGAGGTGAGTCAGGTATGACAAACACTGTGTAGCTTTGGTGTACTGTACATT
This region of Acanthochromis polyacanthus isolate Apoly-LR-REF ecotype Palm Island chromosome 4, KAUST_Apoly_ChrSc, whole genome shotgun sequence genomic DNA includes:
- the LOC110949535 gene encoding serine protease 57-like isoform X2, translated to MLLYRWVGTVLQSRCCDIMEGADGSHIVGGRDAPSHSRPYMASLQVGGQHICGGALVREDFVVTAAHCRVPGTYTVVVGADSLTANEPSKQEFGAARLIPHPQYDPVRVRNDIMLIQLNNRARLTEEVQLISLKADRVTARSRCLTAGWGTIDDNDTLPRRLQEVNVTILSTQACRRRWGQASITRAMICGRGARDFQGFCFGDSGGPLVCDGATAGVVSFSGRRCGDPRTPDVYTRISSFREWITTVINNS
- the LOC110949535 gene encoding serine protease 57-like isoform X5, whose product is MAVSFVLLLLFVFNGADGSHIVGGRDAPSHSRPYMASLQVGGQHICGGALVREDFVVTAAHCRVPGTYTVVVGADSLTANEPSKQEFGAARLIPHPQYDPVRVRNDIMLIQLNNRARLTEEVQLISLKADRVTARSRCLTAGWGTIDDNDTLPRRLQEVNVTILSTQACRRRWGQASITRAMICGRGARDFQGFCFGDSGGPLVCDGATAGVVSFSGRRCGDPRTPDVYTRISSFREWITTVINNS